From Gottschalkiaceae bacterium SANA:
TCGTAGTTTTTCGGCTCTTTTATCACTTTAAGTACAGAATCACGTACGGTTACGAGTAATCCTTCTGACATTTTGTCAATTAAATCAACATCAGGCGTATTGGTAAAGTATCTTTCCATCGTATGCATCATTATATCGGCGGCGCCACTGCATGTTTGATAGGTTGGTAATGTGAAAGTTAATTCGGGATTCATAATTGCAAATAAAGGTCTTGCGCAATCATGATTGTACGATCTCTTCAAAATACCGTTGCTTTCTGTTTCAATATCAATGACGGTAGAGTTGCTGGTTTCGGAACCGGTAGCTGCGATGGTGGAAATGCATCCGATTGGAGCGATCTTTGTGGTAGAAACTTTACCCAAGAATAAATCTTCCAAATCAAAGTCATTGGCTAAACCATATGCTATGGTTTTCGATGAATCGATTACTGATCCTCCGCCAATTGCAAGAATAAAGTCAATGTTTTCTTCTTTACATAATGCTACGCCTTCTTGTGCCTTTTTTAGTCTTGGATTTGGAACGACTCCTCCGAAATCGATATATTCAATTCCTTCCTTTTCGAGGCTTTTATGGACGGCATCCAACACGCCATTTTCTTTCAGAAACGTGCCACCATAGTGAATTAGTACTTTATGAAAGTTGCGTGACCTAATTTCTTTTCCGACCTCAGCATGTGTGTTTCTCCCAAAAACAATTCTTGTAGGAGTGGAAAATTCAAAATTCAACATAATATTCATCCTTTCTTTCCTTATAATATTTATTACGGTTTGATTATAGCAATAGTTTGCAAGTAGGAGAATTTAATAAACATCACTTGGCAAGTGAAATGGATTGTTGAAGGGGGAAAATCATTGGAAAAATGCTAGTTCGGCGGGATCTACAAGTCAAAAAAGAGTGAACCGGTGAATGCGCGGTAATACATTCACTAAATTAGTGAAAAGGATTGGTTTGTGAAAAATGAGGATGTAGATATAATGAAACCATAAGCAAAATAAAACAGACTGAAACGACGGAGGAACTTGTAGTGAAGTTAGTAAATATGCTAGATGAACGATTAATTAAGTTTGATCTGGAAGTGAAGGGTAAAGATGATGCAATCAAACAAGTTGCAAAAATGATGTTTGATGCGAATAAGGTAAATGATCTGGAACAATATATAAAAGGTCTTTTTGAAAGAGAAACTGAGTTTGCAACGGGAATTGGATTTGGAATTGCCATTCCGCATTGCAAAGATGATTGTGTTCAAGATGCTGCTTTTACAATTGTTAAAATAAAGGAACCAATTGAGTGGGGAGCGATGGATGAGAATCTTGTTCAATTGATTATCATGCTTGCTGCGCCAAACAATAGTGACAATGCTCATCTAAAAATGTTATCAAAGCTTTCTAAGAATTTAATGGATGAAGAGTTTAGATCCGGACTAAACTTAGCCTCATCTATTGAAGATAT
This genomic window contains:
- a CDS encoding iron-containing alcohol dehydrogenase, with protein sequence MLNFEFSTPTRIVFGRNTHAEVGKEIRSRNFHKVLIHYGGTFLKENGVLDAVHKSLEKEGIEYIDFGGVVPNPRLKKAQEGVALCKEENIDFILAIGGGSVIDSSKTIAYGLANDFDLEDLFLGKVSTTKIAPIGCISTIAATGSETSNSTVIDIETESNGILKRSYNHDCARPLFAIMNPELTFTLPTYQTCSGAADIMMHTMERYFTNTPDVDLIDKMSEGLLVTVRDSVLKVIKEPKNYEVRANLMWAGSLSHNGLTGTGRMPDFATHKLGQELSAMFEATHGASLTAVWSSWAKYVYKTNIERFAQFAINVFAVEHNLYRLEETALKGIEQWDDWCRKIGMPTSLTELGIDPTKEQIKEMAKKAAATGNGTIGGFQRLDEQDIINIYTAAR
- a CDS encoding hypothetical protein (possible pseudo due to internal stop codon), with the translated sequence MKLVNMLDERLIKFDLEVKGKDDAIKQVAKMMFDANKVNDLEQYIKGLFERETEFATGIGFGIAIPHCKDDCVQDAAFTIVKIKEPIEWGAMDENLVQLIIMLAAPNNSDNAHLKMLSKLSKNLMDEEFRSGLNLASSIEDIKKTFAKKGE